The following proteins are encoded in a genomic region of Fusarium keratoplasticum isolate Fu6.1 chromosome 9, whole genome shotgun sequence:
- a CDS encoding MFS domain-containing protein, whose amino-acid sequence MVADKDKIETAPRVSGDENTGDDLKKGQALLKSGLDELGYWDTVKLFWKAVLICNLISIAAAADGYQYTLNGNVIANKGFIKHVGFVNEEGKSVLNANYTALWGAMQSLGQLVAMVFMSPISDAIGRKMTLYTLWVILAGSIALETVVRDWKDWTAAKILAGIGVGALQSTLPVYIAEWSPSNIRGAMVLTYGVWNTLGKFLAPLVLLICEKQNPMNYKMSILTQWVFLGLMLPIFIWLPETPQYYAERGQDDNGKKTLARVNGKVAGYDVDTEYAIIKNSILEQRKRKNELEETGLGWKAVAKSYVDCFKGVNAKRTLGATAPACAQQLTGLSFLKTYSSLFFRQAGFDDPFLITTVITVIALVTSIVLMLWTDYLGRRIIVIVASVVCTLTMFIVGIVGQFSTTKPLQNFCIFVACVWSLFNAALGSLGWAFVGEIASQKLRARTAGLAAGISVIFGLTFNTSVPIMLDPEGVDWNYNTGWLFGALGVITTVIVWLYVPEPSKRNTAEMDEMYENGVPAWKMQKYVTNVQLAQQEALNRQPERQGSV is encoded by the exons ATGGTCGCCGACAAAGACAAGATAGAGACCGCGCCTCGTGTGTCGGGCGACGAGAACACGGGTGATGACCTCAAGAAGGGACAGGCCCTGCTCAAGTctggccttgacgagctgggcTACTGGGACACCGTCAAGCTCTTTTGGAAG GCTGTTCTCATCTGCAACCTCATTTCcattgctgctgccgccgatGGCTACCAGTACACCCTGAACGGCAACGTCATTGCCAACAAGGGCTTCATTAAGCATGTTGGCTTTGTTAATGAGGAGGGTAAGAGCGTCCTGAATGCCAACTACACGGCTCTCTGGGGAGCCATGCAGTCCCTTGGTCAGCTGGTTGCCATGGTATTCATGAGCCCCATCTCGGATGCGATTGGTCGCAAGATGACTCTGTACACACTCTGGGTTATTCTCGCTGGT TCTATTGCTCTCGAGACTGTGGTCCGTGACTGGAAAGACTGGACTGCAGCCAAGATCTTGGCGGGCATTGGAGTAGGCGCTCTCCAATCCACCCTCCCCGTCTACATTGCCGAGTGGTCCCCCAGCAACATTCGAGGCGCAATGGTTCTCACCTATGGCGTCTGGAACACGCTTGGAAAGTTCCTTGCACCACTTGTCCTTCTCATCTGCGAGAAGCAGAACCCTATGAACTACAAGATGTCCATCCTGACTCAATGGGTATTCCTGGGTCTCATGCTGCCTATCTTTATATGGTTGCCCGAGACTCCCCAATATTACGCCGAGCGTGGACAAGACGATAATGGCAAGAAGACACTTGCGCGTGTCAATGGCAAGGTTGCTGGCTATGACGTGGACACCGAGTATGCCATTATCAAGAACAGCATCCTTGAGCAGCGCAAGAGAAAGaatgagctggaggagactGGCCTTGGGTGGAAGGCCGTGGCAAAGTCTTATGTCGACTGCTTCAAGGGAGTCAACGCCAAGCGGACTCTTGGTGCTACAGCTCCGGCTTGCGCCCAACAGCTTACTGGTCtgtccttcttgaagacttactcttctctcttcttccgtCAGGCTGGATTCGACGATCCATTTCTCATTACTACAGTTATCA CTGTGATTGCACTCGTCACATCCATCGTCCTCATGCTCTGGACAGACTATCTCGGACGCCGCATCATCGTCATTGTCGCGTCGGTCGTTTGTACCCTGACAATGTTCATTGTTGGCATCGTTGGCCAGTTCTCTACCACTAAGCCGCTTCAGAACTTTTGCATCTTTGTCGCTTGTGTTTGGTCCCTCTTCAATGCAGCATTGGGGTCCCTAGGCTGGGCTTTTGTTGGAGAGATCGCATCTCAGAAGTTGCGTGCACGAACTGCTGGTCTGGCAGCTGGTATTTCCGTCATTTTTGGTCTGACCTTTAACACTTCGGTTCCTATCATGC TTGACCCTGAGGGTGTTGATTGGAACTACAACACTGGCTGGCTGTTTGGTGCCCTTGGCGTCATCACCACTGTCATTGTTTGGTTATACGTCCCTGAACCGTCGAAGCGCAACacggccgagatggatgagatgtACGAGAATGGAGTGCCCGCTTGGAAGATGCAGAAGTATGTCACCAACGTTCAGTTGGCGCAGCAAGAGGCTTTGAACCGGCAGCCAGAGAGACAGGGCAGTGTCTGA
- a CDS encoding Aminoglycoside phosphotransferase has protein sequence MADTVRQPIDIVRLSTHIKQNVAQIALPISLKQFGHGQSNPTYEITSATGAKFVLRKKPPGELLSKSAHAIEREYEIIKALETTNVPVPKVYCLCNDSSIVGTPFYVMEFLDGRIFEEAWLPGIPQQDRSAIWKEAVDTLAKLHSVDLSQIGLGTWKKSTSFYSRQVKSLSRTSESQASTTSPSGKQAVGKLPHYEEMVSFFADRNSHPPDIRRLVHGDFKLDNLVFHKTEPRVIGILDWEMATEGHPLSDLVNLLMPFSWNPQQVSFLTSETLTAELKELQENFRPNNVPGIPSMKQCLTWYWGGVDWAATGFLDWGVAFSNFRTAVIMQGIAARIVRGQASGAKARQFAQQTLAYASWAYARVARLQQEKRVLSKI, from the exons ATGGCAGACACGGTGAGACAACCTATCGACATTGTGCGGCTAAGCACGCACATCAAGCAAAATGTGGCCCAAATTGCTCTTCCAATCAGTCTGAAGCAG TTTGGCCATGGACAGTCTAACCCAACGTACGAGATCACGTCGGCGACAGGAGCGAAATTCGTCTTGAGAAAGAAGCCACCGGGCGAGCTGCTGTCCAAAAGCGCACATGCTATTGAGCGAGAGTATGAGATTATCAAAGCCCTCGAGACTACCAATGTCCCTGTTCCCAAGGTGTATTGTCTCTGCAACGACAGTTCCATTGTTGGCACGCCATTCTACGTGATGGAATTCCTCGATGGCAGAATTTTCGAGGAGGCATGGCTTCCCGGTATCCCTCAGCAAGACCGCAGTGCAAT CTGGAAGGAGGCCGTTGACACGTTGGCCAAGCTTCATTCGGTTGACCTGTCCCAGATTGGTCTGGGCACCTGGAAGAAGTCTACGAGCTTTTATTCCCGCCAGGTAAAGTCATTGTCTCGGACATCTGAATCCCAGGCGAGCACAACAAGTCCATCGGGCAAACAGGCTGTTGGGAAGCTGCCCCATTATGAAGAGATGGTCAGCTTCTTTGCAGACAGAAACTCGCACCCTCCAGACATACGAAGACTGGTGCACGGAGACTTCAAACTCGACAACCTGGTCTTTCACAAGACAGAACCCAGAGTGATTGGGATTCTAGATTGGGAGATGGCGACAGAAGGCCATCCGCTGTCGGATCTGGTCAACTTACTCATGCCGTTCAGCTGGAACCCGCAGCAAGTGTCATTCCTGACATCCGAGACATTGACTGCAGAGCTGAAGGAGCTGCAAGAGAACTTCCGGCCGAACAATGTCCCCGGGATTCCCAGCATGAAGCAGTGCCTGACGTGGTACTGGGGCGGCGTTGACTGGGCCGCGACCGGCTTTCTGGACTGGGGCGTAGCATTTAGCAACTTCCGGACAGCTGTGATTATGCAGGGAATCGCGGCCCGGATTGTGAGAGGCCAGGCGAGCGGTGCCAAGGCGAGACAGTTTGCTCAGCAAACACTGGCGTATGCCTCGTGGGCGTACGCGCGAGTCGCGAGACTGCAGCAGGAGAAGCGAGTACTGAGCAAGATTTAG
- a CDS encoding PKS-ER domain-containing protein, giving the protein MRAVVFKGVKQVALEDRPKPVIQHPADIIVKVKYTALCGSELHVFRGHQPSGTGFIMGHEFTGLIDEIGSDVKNLKVGDAIVSPFTVSCGECFFCSRGFSSRCDKSLLFGTALLDGAQAEYVRIPYAETTVVKAPKEVDDVKLCLMADIFPTGCFAAANGLSHLDKKHVEDSLVVVIGCGPVGICALIAALEYKPKAILAVDGIEPRLDLAKSLGAEPWNYLTQKDELEQRVKELSGGRGADVVIEVVGHSSALKMGFELLRPWGTISSVGVHNGEIPWTGNQAYGKNLTIKMGRCPVRSVFTEALELLAKKQHLLDFMTATVMPLSNALEGYELFDSMKVQKVIFDAEK; this is encoded by the exons ATGCGAGCTGTTGTTTTCAAAGGAGTCAAGCAAGTTGCGCTTGAGGATCGGCCTAAGCCCGTCATTCAGCATCCCGCCGATatcatcgtcaaggtcaaaTACACAGCGCTATGCGGCAG CGAGCTTCATGTCTTTCGCGGACATCAACCCTCCGGAACTGGATTCATCATGGGCCATGAATTCACTGGCCTGATCGATGAAATTGGTTCCGATGTCAAGAACCTGAAGGTGGGCGACGCCATCGTCAGTCCTTTCACCGTGAGCTGCGGAGAGTGCTTCTTTTGTTCACGTGGATTTTCCTCCCGTTGTGATAAAAGCCTTCTCTTTGGCACTGCGCTTCTTGACGGGGCGCAGGCCGAGTACGTGAGAATACCCTATGCCGAGACCACCGTTGTCAAGGCTCCGAAAGAGGTGGATGACGTCAAACTTTGTCTGATGGCTGATATCTTTCCGACCGGCTGTTTCGCCGCAGCCAACGGTCTCAGCCATCTCGACAAGAAGCATGTTGAGGATAGCCTCGTTGTGGTCATTGGTTGTGGCCCGGTTGGTATTTGTGCTCTGATTGCTGCACTCGAGTACAAGCCTAAAGCCATCCTGGCGGTAGACGGCATCGAGCCGAGACTGGATCTTGCCAAAAGCCTCGGTGCTGAGCCATGGAACTACCTCACACAGAAAGACGAGTTGGAACAACGTGTCAAGGAGTTGAGTGGCGGCCGTGGTGCCGACGTGGTCATTGAGGTCGTGGGACACAGTTCTGCGCTCAAGATGGGTTTCGAGCTTCTTCGGCCCTGGGGCACCATCTCTAGCGTCGGTGTTCACAATGGCGAGATCCCGTGGACTGGAAACCAGGCTTATGGCAAGAACCTCACCATCAAGATGGGAAGATGCCCAGTTCGAA GCGTCTTCACCGAGGCATTGGAACTACTCGCAAAGAAACAGCATCTACTAGA TTTCATGACGGCGACGGTGATGCCTCTGAGCAACGCCCTTGAAGGATACGAGTTGTTCGACTCAATGAAAGTCCAAAAGGTCATATTTGATGCTGAGAAGTAA
- a CDS encoding Alpha-L-rhamnosidase: MSVSIAQLSAEHHHNGFGLFTATPRLSWRFNSTTIKGWKQASYDLAITRNGKEETYHVDSASSVYNPWPSSPLSSRERAGIKVRAVGVDASSTDWANLTIEAALLNRSDWTAKLIGGPPQGPEPKRPVLLRKTFTNPGSNCARLYATAHGVYEVHINGQRVSDELLAPGWQSYNHRLHYQTYDVTSLLQEGENVIGAHVAEGWFASRIGRPGVANHWGEQLGFLAQLEVDGSVCCQTDSSWEYLDGPLLLSELYNGEVFDSNLADLAWSTLASKAQAKGSVEELPFPKAELIAPEVAPITRIMELKPKEIITTPKGKKVLDFGQNFVGWLRVEKNIPGKPGDTLLIRHAEVMEHGELGTRPLRSAKALYELKLGGPTKGCEAKFTFFGFRYAEINGYEDVSLEDFTGIVIASNLRRTGTFESSHTMLNRLHENAIWSMRGNFISIPTDCPQRDEKLGWTGDIQVFSPTANFLFDTSAFLGSWLRDLDMDQNDANGVVPVIIPNLPKQPDNRMKRPMAVWGDTSVITPWDLYTAFGDISQLEAQWESMCSWLDVGVPRDERGFWSTDWPQYGDWLDPRAPVDMPGNCPTDNFLVANAYLIYTTKLAAEVGKVLGKNEKSVKYASDAASLILLFREEYVTPKGRMACDTQTTYALALKFGLLEEKHLATARERLGYLVRWERFKITTGFAGTPIILHALSENGMLNLAYRMLQERDCPSWLYPVGMGATSIWERWNSMLEDGSINPGQMTSFNHYALGSVCAFMHKTVGGLSPTSPGWKTALVKPQPGGTIRFAKTSFDSPYGLYEVDWKIEGGKMTTKAKIPPNTEARVVLNGVDETVGSGEYEYVTEWNDDAEWPPNYISGPQRNTVGASFVP; encoded by the exons ATGTCTGTTTCAATTGCCCAGTTGAGTGCCGAGCACCACCACAATGGCTTTGGCCTCTTTACAGCTACTCCTCGCTTATCATGGCGCTTCAACTCTACAACCATCAAAGGCTGGAAACAGGCTTCCTATGACTTAGCCATAACTCGCAATGGCAAGGAGGAAACCTATCATGTCGACTCTGCCAGCTCAGTGTACAACCCCTGGCCTTCGTCACCCCTGTCATCTCGAGAACGGGCGGGGATTAAGGTCCGAGCTGTGGGAGTCGATGCATCGTCAACAGACTGGGCAAACTTGACTATTGAGGCTGCTCTCCTGAATCGCTCCGACTGGACTGCAAAGCTCATCGGCGGACCTCCACAAGGGCCAGAGCCGAAACGACCTGTGCTGCTGCGCAAGACCTTTACCAATCCTGGGTCTAATTGTGCTCGTCTTTACGCAACCGCCCATGGCGTGTACGAGGTTCACATCAATGGTCAGCGCGTCAGCGATGAACTACTTGCCCCTGGATGGCAGTCATACAATCACCGTCTTCACTACCAAACCTACGACGTCACGTCTCTTCTGCAAGAAGGCGAAAACGTCATCGGCGCCCATGTAGCTGAGGGATGGTTCGCCAGCAGGATTGGACGACCTGGTGTGGCGAACCACTGGGGAGAGCAACTAGGCTTCCTGGCACAGCTTGAAGTCGACGGCAGCGTCTGTTGTCAGACTGACTCGAGTTGGGAGTACCTAGATGgtcctctcctcctttccGAGTTGTACAATGGCGAAGTCTTTGACAGCAATCTCGCCGACCTTGCTTGGTCTACGTTAGCATCCAAGGCACAGGCGAAGGGATCGGTTGAGGAGCTCCCTTTCCCAAAGGCGGAGCTGATCGCACCCGAAGTCGCCCCCATCACTCGCATCATGGAActgaagcccaaggagatTATCACGACTCCAAAAGGCAAAAAGGTCCTAGATTTCGGCCAGAACTTTGTTGGTTGGCTTCGAGTCGAGAAAAACATTCCCGGAAAGCCTGGTGATACCCTCTTGATCAGGCATGCAGAGGTCATGGAGCATGGAGAGCTGGGCACCAGGCCTTTAAGATCGGCCAAAGCCCTTTACGAGTTGAAGCTTGGAGGACCAACCAAGGGTTGTGAAGCCAAGTTTACCTTCTTTGGGTTCCG GTATGCCGAGATCAACGGCTATGAAGATGTCTCCCTCGAAGACTTCACAGGCATTGTGATAGCCTCGAACCTCCGTCGCACAGGCACTTTCGAGTCCTCTCATACCATGCTCAACCGCTTGCACGAAAACGCCATCTGGTCCATGAGAGGCAACTTCATCTCGATCCCAACCGACTGTCCTCAACGCGACGAAAAACTGGGTTGGACCGGAGACATCCAAGTCTTTTCCCCGACCGCAAACTTCCTCTTCGACACGTCCGCTTTCTTGGGGTCGTGGCTGCGTGATCTTGACATGGATCAGAATGATGCCAATGGCGTTGTTCCCGTTATTATCCCCAATCTTCCAAAACAGCCAGACAACCGCATGAAAAGGCCAATGGCAGTCTGGGGAGACACCTCTGTGATTACGCCTTGGGACTTGTACACGGCCTTTGGCGACATCAGTCAACTTGAAGCACAGTGGGAAAGCATGTGCAGTTGGCTTGATGTCGGTGTTCCTCGAGACGAAAGAGGCTTTTGGTCTACAGACTGGCCTCAATATGGTGACTGGTTAGATCCCCGAGCGCCGGTCGATATGCCAGGGAACTGTCCAACCGACAACTTCTTGGTCGCAAACGCCTACCTCATCTACACCACTAAGTTGGCTGCAGAGGTTGGAAAGGTGTTGGGGAAGAATGAAAAGAGCGTAAAGTACGCATCTGATGCGGCGTCCCTTATATTACTCTTCAGAGAGGAATATGTTACTCCAAAAGGAAGGATGGCCTGCGATACGCAAACGACCTACGCTCTTGCCCTCAAGTTTGGTCTTCTGGAAGAAAAGCATCTCGCAACTGCAAGAGAGAGACTGGGTTATCTCGTCCGCTGGGAGAGATTCAAGATCACCACCGGCTTTGCCGGAACACCCATCATTCTCCATGCTCTCTCGGAGAATGGCATGCTCAACCTTGCATACCGAATGCTTCAAGAGCGAGACTGTCCCAGCTGGTTATACCCCGTCGGCATGGGCGCAACCTCAATCTGGGAAAGATGGAACTCGATGCTCGAGGACGGAAGCATCAACCCTGGCCAAATGACGTCTTTCAACCATTACGCTCTTGGTTCAGTATGTGCATTCATGCACAAGACGGTCGGCGGTCTTTCTCCCACCTCTCCCGGCTGGAAGACTGCCCTTGTGAAGCCTCAGCCTGGTGGAACTATTCGCTTCGCCAAGACGAGCTTCGATTCACCATATGGATTGTATGAAGTGGACTGGAAGATAGAAGGCGGAAAGATGacgaccaaggccaagatcccTCCAAACACAGAGGCCCGCGTTGTCTTGAATGGAGTCGATGAGACGGTCGGAAGTGGTGAATATGAGTATGTAACCGAGTGgaatgatgatgctgagtgGCCGCCGAATTACATCTCGGGACCTCAGAGAAACACGGTCGGGGCTTCTTTTGTGCCTTGA